The nucleotide window TCGCCATACTTGCCACGTTAGCCATGTTGCGCGTTAACACCATGTGGTTTGTGTTACCGATTGTTTATTGTTTTTCCATTATTAATTTGATTTATGCCACTTTTCTACCAAGCCACATCATTCAATTGTTGAATCAAAATACATCAATGCTTTTTCACATCGGCTTGTCGATTTTTGCCTATGCCGTGTGCTGTATCGCGACCCTGTATGCGATTCAGTTGGTCTGGCTTGATCGTCGTTTGAAAAGCAAAAAGATGACTTTTTCACCAATGGTGCCGCCGCTTATGACAGTAGAACGTCATTTTTTCCGTTTATTGGTCAGTGGCGAAGTATTGATGACATTCACCCTCATCTCCGGCACCTTTCATTTGGTTAATGCTATGACGCCGGATAATATTCATAAAGGTTTATTTTCGTTGTTCGGCTGGATTGTATTCGGCATTGCG belongs to Aggregatibacter sp. 2125159857 and includes:
- a CDS encoding inner membrane protein YpjD, giving the protein MWFAVLSILFYLISVLRIAPILLTSQVAGADVKTKKTQFFLTALLAVVFHLISTFPLLGNLAEGQNFSIMEVASLMSVMIAILATLAMLRVNTMWFVLPIVYCFSIINLIYATFLPSHIIQLLNQNTSMLFHIGLSIFAYAVCCIATLYAIQLVWLDRRLKSKKMTFSPMVPPLMTVERHFFRLLVSGEVLMTFTLISGTFHLVNAMTPDNIHKGLFSLFGWIVFGIAILGYKHYRWRGKKMIIYAISGMILLTIAYFGSRLIV